One genomic segment of [Phormidium] sp. ETS-05 includes these proteins:
- the ispD gene encoding 2-C-methyl-D-erythritol 4-phosphate cytidylyltransferase, whose translation MHLLIPAAGMGRRMGSHRNKLLLTLLGDPLLAWTLRAAEASVQITWIGIIAQPEDKSEFEDILATVAPKKPVCLLPGGVTRQESVYNGLQGLPLGAVRVLIHDGARCLATPDLFDRCAEALRPHREYEPPSGIVAAVPVKDTIKVVDGAGLIKDTPDRSHLWAAQTPQGFPVPLLKDCHEKGLRAGWEVTDDAALFEKCGLAVRVVPGEETNLKVTTPVDLALAEFILKQRPHPQPLSQVGRGG comes from the coding sequence GTGCATTTATTAATTCCCGCCGCCGGTATGGGGCGGCGTATGGGTAGCCACCGCAACAAATTGCTCCTGACTCTCCTGGGGGACCCCTTGCTGGCTTGGACTTTGCGGGCGGCGGAAGCGTCAGTGCAGATTACTTGGATTGGAATTATCGCCCAACCAGAGGATAAGTCGGAGTTTGAGGATATCCTGGCGACGGTGGCGCCGAAAAAGCCGGTGTGTCTGTTACCGGGGGGCGTGACTCGCCAAGAGTCGGTGTATAACGGTTTGCAGGGGTTGCCGCTCGGGGCGGTGCGGGTGTTGATTCACGATGGAGCCCGCTGTTTGGCAACGCCGGATTTGTTCGATCGCTGTGCGGAGGCTCTGCGTCCTCACCGAGAGTATGAACCGCCTTCGGGAATTGTGGCGGCGGTGCCGGTGAAGGATACGATTAAGGTGGTAGATGGGGCGGGGTTAATTAAGGATACGCCCGATCGCAGTCATCTATGGGCGGCCCAGACACCCCAAGGTTTTCCGGTCCCGTTGTTGAAGGATTGCCATGAAAAGGGTTTGCGGGCAGGTTGGGAGGTGACGGACGATGCGGCTTTGTTTGAAAAGTGCGGTTTAGCGGTGCGGGTTGTCCCGGGGGAGGAGACTAATCTCAAGGTGACGACGCCGGTGGATTTGGCTTTGGCGGAGTTCATCCTCAAGCAACGCCCTCACCCCCAACCCCTCTCCCAGGTCGGGAGAGGGGGGTAA
- a CDS encoding type II toxin-antitoxin system VapC family toxin: MTKYLLDTNVILRFINPKDVQHNLATDAISYLLTKENECFLTSQVLIELWVVATRPVEVNGLGWNIDQTRTIVEQLLIRFPLLEESPDIFPNWLDLVTVNRVMGKRTHDMRLVAAMLVHEVTHILTFNPSDFAGTPGITIVPPQELVIPNIDPP, translated from the coding sequence ATGACTAAATACCTGCTTGATACCAATGTAATTTTGCGCTTCATCAACCCCAAAGATGTCCAGCATAATCTGGCTACAGATGCCATATCTTATCTCCTTACCAAGGAAAACGAATGTTTTCTGACATCTCAAGTTCTGATTGAACTTTGGGTTGTTGCTACCAGACCAGTTGAAGTTAATGGCTTAGGCTGGAATATAGACCAGACTAGAACTATAGTAGAGCAGCTTCTTATTCGCTTTCCCTTGCTAGAGGAATCACCGGATATTTTTCCGAATTGGTTAGATTTAGTCACTGTCAATAGGGTAATGGGTAAGCGAACCCATGATATGCGTCTTGTTGCCGCTATGCTTGTGCATGAAGTGACACATATTTTAACTTTTAATCCCAGTGATTTTGCTGGCACACCGGGGATTACAATTGTGCCGCCCCAAGAATTAGTAATTCCTAATATCGATCCTCCTTAG